One Sediminibacillus dalangtanensis genomic region harbors:
- a CDS encoding DUF6020 family protein: protein MISNWGIFLLSVLLGVLSGTACLSLIQSFTHTSIAVIIAVYALLTVFFLVGFRVMVNRWQLAKRLMRHPLSAGFISIFSLAVLFSLKGSLDHLQDNSWLIKLFVWFGSYATIFVGVTLVIFLLYPIQLKIATNSVSRWKIIGYALPCLVVWIVYLAAFYPGGMTPDSLSHWRQIHTHEFSSWHPVFYTWFMMLTTIFWHSPAATALGQIFFLAGVFGYAMYSFEKNGLKPIWLWIVTAIFALSPVNSVFSIMIWKDVLFSTFLLLFTVIACKIVVTKGEWLYQLSSHFLLGGAVIGIIFIRNNGLPVFLAMALLLMITYRNQAKRVLMTTLTVCGIYGIVTGPVFDSLEVKPADPNEALGIPTQQLARVIALDGELTAGQAEYLDRILPLAEWKEHYHPYLTDRIKFLDDYNREVIYEDYGKYFSTWFSVVSNNFSIAVDAYLKQTSLVWQINEPQHGYTSLYSTEIHQPNDYNLESASLLPGVKNVLTSWQTFTESHLKQLVWRPALYTFLIVLLTFVSFMKNGWTAWLVALPVLLNTGTILAGLPAQDFRYQYANSMALFIIGLFALLLYNQPLLKRTDDDDKAA, encoded by the coding sequence GTGATCAGTAATTGGGGAATTTTTTTGCTTAGTGTTCTATTGGGAGTCTTGAGCGGAACAGCCTGTCTATCGTTGATTCAATCCTTTACCCACACGTCAATTGCAGTGATCATTGCGGTATATGCGCTACTAACCGTTTTTTTTCTAGTCGGTTTTCGTGTGATGGTAAATAGATGGCAGTTGGCAAAAAGGCTGATGCGCCATCCCCTATCGGCAGGTTTTATAAGTATCTTTTCCTTGGCAGTGCTGTTCAGCTTAAAAGGTTCACTTGATCACTTACAAGATAATAGCTGGCTAATCAAGTTGTTTGTCTGGTTTGGTTCATATGCCACCATTTTCGTAGGAGTAACCCTTGTGATATTCCTCCTCTATCCTATACAGCTTAAGATAGCCACAAACAGCGTTTCCAGGTGGAAGATCATCGGCTATGCTCTGCCTTGCCTGGTGGTTTGGATTGTTTACTTAGCTGCTTTCTATCCAGGCGGGATGACGCCCGACTCCCTTTCTCATTGGCGGCAAATCCATACACATGAATTCAGCAGCTGGCATCCCGTATTTTATACATGGTTCATGATGCTGACGACGATATTCTGGCATTCTCCGGCGGCGACAGCTCTCGGCCAGATTTTTTTCCTTGCAGGCGTATTTGGTTACGCGATGTACAGCTTTGAGAAAAATGGTTTAAAACCAATTTGGTTATGGATAGTGACTGCAATCTTTGCGCTCTCTCCGGTCAACAGCGTTTTCTCGATCATGATATGGAAGGATGTCCTTTTCAGCACTTTCCTGCTGCTCTTCACTGTCATTGCCTGTAAAATTGTCGTCACGAAGGGGGAATGGCTTTATCAGTTAAGCAGCCATTTTCTGTTAGGCGGAGCTGTGATCGGCATTATTTTCATTCGAAACAATGGACTGCCCGTTTTCCTGGCCATGGCCCTTCTGCTCATGATTACATACCGGAATCAGGCTAAGCGGGTATTGATGACGACTCTGACGGTGTGCGGTATCTATGGCATCGTTACCGGACCTGTGTTTGATTCCTTGGAGGTGAAGCCGGCAGATCCTAATGAGGCATTAGGCATCCCTACACAACAGCTGGCAAGAGTAATTGCACTCGATGGAGAACTGACTGCGGGGCAGGCAGAATACCTGGATCGCATTTTACCCCTAGCTGAGTGGAAGGAACATTACCATCCTTACTTAACAGATCGGATAAAGTTTCTCGACGATTATAATCGAGAGGTCATTTACGAGGATTACGGAAAATACTTTTCTACTTGGTTCTCTGTTGTTTCCAATAATTTTTCTATTGCTGTTGACGCTTACTTAAAGCAAACATCGCTCGTTTGGCAGATCAATGAACCGCAGCATGGTTATACCAGTCTTTATTCTACAGAAATTCATCAACCAAATGATTATAATCTGGAATCGGCTTCTCTACTTCCAGGTGTAAAAAATGTGCTGACAAGTTGGCAAACATTTACGGAATCCCATTTAAAACAATTAGTATGGAGACCTGCTTTATACACTTTTTTGATTGTATTGTTGACTTTTGTCAGCTTCATGAAAAACGGATGGACAGCCTGGCTGGTTGCTTTGCCTGTTTTATTGAATACAGGCACCATTCTGGCCGGTTTACCAGCTCAAGATTTCCGCTATCAATATGCCAACTCGATGGCATTGTTCATCATTGGATTATTCGCCCTGCTCCTGTACAACCAACCTTTGCTGAAAAGGACAGATGACGATGACAAAGCTGCTTAA
- a CDS encoding EamA/RhaT family transporter yields the protein MTKLLNSLNENKSGIAIMIAASACTALGQLCWKLSAGEINLFLIGGLSLYFLGAVGMVIAFRFGSLSVLHPLLSLGYVFALFLGSMFLEEIITSKNYIGTALIIIGAVLIGGGDD from the coding sequence ATGACAAAGCTGCTTAATTCTTTGAATGAAAATAAGAGCGGGATTGCCATCATGATTGCCGCTTCCGCCTGCACTGCACTCGGCCAGCTTTGTTGGAAGCTGTCGGCGGGGGAGATCAACCTCTTCCTGATCGGGGGACTTTCCCTCTACTTCCTTGGCGCTGTCGGGATGGTCATCGCCTTTCGGTTTGGCAGCTTGTCCGTTCTCCATCCTCTATTAAGTCTTGGCTATGTATTTGCGCTGTTTTTAGGGAGCATGTTTCTGGAAGAAATCATCACCTCCAAAAATTATATCGGAACAGCATTGATCATTATTGGTGCTGTCTTGATCGGTGGTGGTGATGATTAA
- a CDS encoding EamA family transporter, whose protein sequence is MINWLMMIVLFTLFGALGGFFFKKASGQDFTLNSKLLIHLLAGGMFYGAGAILNVWTLKHLPYTVVFPLTSLTYVWTLLLSSIWLRETLTKNKIVGVLLIVAGSAFLVT, encoded by the coding sequence ATGATTAATTGGCTGATGATGATTGTTTTATTCACCCTTTTCGGCGCACTTGGCGGCTTCTTTTTTAAAAAGGCAAGCGGGCAGGATTTCACCTTGAATAGCAAACTGCTAATCCATTTGCTGGCAGGCGGCATGTTTTACGGTGCTGGAGCCATCCTCAATGTTTGGACGCTCAAGCACCTTCCGTATACTGTTGTTTTTCCGCTGACATCCCTGACGTACGTATGGACGCTGCTCCTTTCTTCCATATGGTTGCGTGAAACCCTTACAAAGAACAAAATTGTCGGAGTGCTGCTCATCGTAGCCGGATCCGCCTTTCTGGTTACGTAA
- a CDS encoding UDP-glucose dehydrogenase family protein, which produces MNIAVIGTGYVGLVTGVCLAEIGHSVTCLDIDEEKIGLLNHGKSPIFEEGLEDLLEKNLQRGRLDFTTDYWEGLAGKEIIYLAVGTPETADGSADLTFIEAAGRAIAAHLKQNAVIVTKSTVPVGTNQSIKRMIESELAEPVQIRIVSNPEFLRQGTAVHDTFHGDRIVIGSDDPAALALLEEINRPFQLPIVKTDLRSAEMIKYASNAFLAAKISFINEMAHLCAHVGANVDNVAEGMGMDSRIGGKFLQAGVGYGGSCFPKDTNALIAMGRSYDYPMPLLGSVQHVNDKQRDWLVEMIQTRLGNLEGKTIALLGMTFKPNTDDMRESPAIRVAEQLQAAGATLRGYDPVAVLRARQVMPATVMLTDNLQEAVQGADCAVIITDWKQVKDLPLEEYAGLLASPLLFDGRNCFNLKVAEASGIEYHSIGRPIVNSPGTVSSLASH; this is translated from the coding sequence ATGAACATAGCGGTCATTGGAACAGGTTACGTCGGGTTGGTCACGGGTGTCTGTTTAGCCGAAATCGGCCACTCGGTTACCTGTTTGGATATTGATGAGGAAAAAATCGGCCTGTTGAACCACGGCAAATCCCCGATTTTTGAAGAGGGGTTGGAGGATTTACTAGAAAAAAATCTCCAACGCGGCAGGCTGGATTTCACTACCGATTATTGGGAAGGGCTGGCTGGAAAAGAGATTATCTACCTGGCTGTCGGAACACCGGAAACGGCAGATGGCTCAGCTGATTTGACTTTTATTGAAGCGGCAGGCAGAGCGATTGCTGCCCATTTGAAGCAGAATGCGGTAATTGTAACGAAAAGCACTGTTCCCGTAGGAACCAATCAATCTATCAAACGAATGATAGAGTCAGAGTTGGCAGAACCAGTTCAAATACGCATTGTTTCCAACCCGGAATTTCTCCGTCAGGGTACGGCCGTCCACGACACTTTTCACGGAGATCGTATCGTGATAGGTTCTGATGATCCGGCTGCACTAGCATTGTTGGAAGAAATCAACCGGCCGTTCCAGCTGCCGATTGTCAAAACGGATTTGCGAAGTGCTGAAATGATCAAATACGCCTCCAATGCTTTTTTGGCGGCTAAGATAAGTTTTATTAATGAAATGGCCCATTTATGCGCCCATGTAGGAGCCAATGTCGATAATGTGGCAGAAGGGATGGGCATGGATTCGCGAATCGGGGGTAAGTTTCTCCAAGCCGGTGTCGGCTATGGCGGCTCTTGTTTTCCTAAGGATACCAATGCTCTGATTGCGATGGGTAGAAGCTATGACTACCCGATGCCGTTGCTTGGTAGTGTCCAGCATGTCAATGACAAGCAGCGGGACTGGCTAGTGGAAATGATTCAAACCCGTTTAGGAAATCTTGAAGGCAAAACCATTGCATTGCTCGGCATGACCTTCAAACCAAATACAGACGACATGCGGGAGTCACCTGCCATTCGTGTCGCTGAACAGCTGCAGGCTGCAGGTGCTACGCTTCGCGGCTATGATCCTGTTGCTGTCTTACGGGCAAGACAAGTGATGCCTGCCACAGTCATGCTGACAGACAATCTGCAGGAGGCAGTACAAGGTGCAGATTGTGCCGTAATCATTACGGATTGGAAGCAGGTCAAGGACCTCCCGTTAGAGGAATACGCAGGCCTGTTGGCCAGTCCGCTTCTGTTTGACGGGCGTAACTGCTTTAACTTGAAGGTTGCAGAAGCAAGTGGGATCGAATACCATTCGATCGGGCGCCCGATTGTCAATTCCCCTGGAACGGTTTCTTCTTTAGCAAGTCACTAA